From Burkholderia savannae, a single genomic window includes:
- a CDS encoding DUF4148 domain-containing protein — MKSFVYAAVAASMLVAPLASFAQADQQQPLTREQVKSELVQLEQNGYKPESGETQYPANVQAASQRMRPAQQTLTHADTSGYGVQPAGASESGSRASMSPTSPSFGHSVYFGN, encoded by the coding sequence ATGAAATCGTTCGTCTATGCAGCCGTTGCCGCGTCGATGCTCGTCGCGCCGCTCGCTTCTTTCGCGCAAGCCGACCAGCAGCAGCCGCTGACCCGCGAGCAAGTGAAGTCCGAGCTCGTCCAGCTCGAGCAGAACGGCTACAAGCCCGAATCCGGCGAGACCCAGTATCCGGCGAATGTCCAGGCTGCTTCGCAACGCATGCGCCCCGCGCAGCAAACGCTCACGCACGCCGACACGAGCGGCTATGGCGTGCAGCCGGCCGGCGCATCGGAATCCGGTAGCCGCGCGAGCATGTCGCCGACTTCGCCTTCGTTTGGCCATTCGGTCTACTTCGGCAACTGA